Proteins co-encoded in one Cricetulus griseus strain 17A/GY chromosome 1 unlocalized genomic scaffold, alternate assembly CriGri-PICRH-1.0 chr1_1, whole genome shotgun sequence genomic window:
- the Pisd gene encoding phosphatidylserine decarboxylase proenzyme, mitochondrial isoform X3, producing MCQSEKPHGPELQAAAKWLHFPQLALRRRLGQLSCMSRPALKLRSWPLTILYYLLPFGALRPLSRVGWRPVSRVALYKSVPTRLLSRAWGRLNQVELPYWLRRPVYSLYIWTFGVNMTEAAVEDLHHYRNLSEFFRRKLKPQARPVCGLHSVISPSDGKILTFGQVKNCEVEQVKGVTYSLESFLGPRTYTEDLSFPPASSRDSFRNQLVTREGNELYHCVIYLAPGDYHCFHSPTDWTVSHRRHFPGSLMSVNPGMARWIKELFCHNERVVLSGDWKHGFFSLTAVGATNVGSIRIYFDQDLHTNSPRYSKGSYNDLSFVTHANKEGIPMRKGEHLGEFNLGSTIVLIFEAPKDFNFRLKAGQKIRFGEALGSL from the exons ATGTGTCAGTCAGAGAAGCCGCACGGACCAGAGCTCCAAGCAGCAGCGAAATG GTTGCACTTCCCCCAGCTGGCCCTGCGGCGGAGGCTAGGCCAGCTTAGCTGCATGTCCAGACCTGCTCTGAAACTGCGCTCCTGGCCCCTGACCATCCTCTACTACCTCCTGCCCTTCGGTGCCCTCAGGCCCCTCAGCCGGGTGGGATGGAGGCCTGTGAGCAGG GTGGCCCTGTACAAGTCGGTGCCAACGCGTTTGCTGTCACGTGCCTGGGGTCGCCTGAACCAGGTGGAACTTCCTTACTGGCTGCGGAGGCCAGTCTACAGCCTGTATATCTGGACCTTTGGGGTAAACATGACAGAGGCTGCTGTGGAGGATCTGCACCACTACCGAAACCTCAGCGAGTTCTTCCGACGCAAGCTGAAGCCTCAGGCACGGCCTGTCTGTGGCTTGCACAGTGTG ATCAGCCCATCAGATGGCAAGATCCTCACCTTTGGGCAGGTGAAGAATTGTGAGGTGGAGCAAGTAAAAGGCGTAACCTACTCCCTGGAGTCATTCCTGGGTCCTCGAACCTATACAGAGGATCTGTCCTTCCCTCCAG CCTCCTCCCGTGACTCCTTCAGGAACCAGCTGGTCACTCGGGAAGGGAATGAGCTCTACCACTGTGTCATCTACCTGGCCCCCGGAGACTATCACTGCTTCCACTCCCCTACTGACTGGACTGTCTCACATCGGCGCCACTTCCCAG GTTCCTTGATGTCAGTGAACCCTGGCATGGCCCGATGGATCAAAGAGCTCTTCTGTCACAATGAGCGTGTGGTGCTGAGTGGGGACTGGAAACACGGGTTCTTCTCATTGACGGCAGTGGGCGCCACTAACGTGGGCTCCATCCGCATCTACTTTGATCAA GACCTGCACACAAACagtcccagatacagcaagggtTCCTACAATGACTTGAGCTTTGTAACACATGCCAACAAGGAGGGCATTCCCATGCGCAAGGGCGAGCACCTGGGTGAATTCAACTTGGGCTCTACTATTGTGCTCATCTTTGAGGCCCCTAAGGACTTCAACTTCAGGCTGAAGGCAGGGCAAAAGATCCGCTTTGGGGAAGCGCTGGGCTCTCTCTAG
- the Pisd gene encoding phosphatidylserine decarboxylase proenzyme, mitochondrial isoform X4, which yields MQGTGSMRSTGIRSLRSWDWRFRPNLPVTGRLHFPQLALRRRLGQLSCMSRPALKLRSWPLTILYYLLPFGALRPLSRVGWRPVSRVALYKSVPTRLLSRAWGRLNQVELPYWLRRPVYSLYIWTFGVNMTEAAVEDLHHYRNLSEFFRRKLKPQARPVCGLHSVISPSDGKILTFGQVKNCEVEQVKGVTYSLESFLGPRTYTEDLSFPPASSRDSFRNQLVTREGNELYHCVIYLAPGDYHCFHSPTDWTVSHRRHFPGSLMSVNPGMARWIKELFCHNERVVLSGDWKHGFFSLTAVGATNVGSIRIYFDQDLHTNSPRYSKGSYNDLSFVTHANKEGIPMRKGEHLGEFNLGSTIVLIFEAPKDFNFRLKAGQKIRFGEALGSL from the exons ATGCAGGGTACCGGCAGTATGAGAAGTACAGGGATCAGAAGCTTGAGAAGCTGGGATTGGAGATTCCGCCCAAACTTGCCAGTCACTGGGAG GTTGCACTTCCCCCAGCTGGCCCTGCGGCGGAGGCTAGGCCAGCTTAGCTGCATGTCCAGACCTGCTCTGAAACTGCGCTCCTGGCCCCTGACCATCCTCTACTACCTCCTGCCCTTCGGTGCCCTCAGGCCCCTCAGCCGGGTGGGATGGAGGCCTGTGAGCAGG GTGGCCCTGTACAAGTCGGTGCCAACGCGTTTGCTGTCACGTGCCTGGGGTCGCCTGAACCAGGTGGAACTTCCTTACTGGCTGCGGAGGCCAGTCTACAGCCTGTATATCTGGACCTTTGGGGTAAACATGACAGAGGCTGCTGTGGAGGATCTGCACCACTACCGAAACCTCAGCGAGTTCTTCCGACGCAAGCTGAAGCCTCAGGCACGGCCTGTCTGTGGCTTGCACAGTGTG ATCAGCCCATCAGATGGCAAGATCCTCACCTTTGGGCAGGTGAAGAATTGTGAGGTGGAGCAAGTAAAAGGCGTAACCTACTCCCTGGAGTCATTCCTGGGTCCTCGAACCTATACAGAGGATCTGTCCTTCCCTCCAG CCTCCTCCCGTGACTCCTTCAGGAACCAGCTGGTCACTCGGGAAGGGAATGAGCTCTACCACTGTGTCATCTACCTGGCCCCCGGAGACTATCACTGCTTCCACTCCCCTACTGACTGGACTGTCTCACATCGGCGCCACTTCCCAG GTTCCTTGATGTCAGTGAACCCTGGCATGGCCCGATGGATCAAAGAGCTCTTCTGTCACAATGAGCGTGTGGTGCTGAGTGGGGACTGGAAACACGGGTTCTTCTCATTGACGGCAGTGGGCGCCACTAACGTGGGCTCCATCCGCATCTACTTTGATCAA GACCTGCACACAAACagtcccagatacagcaagggtTCCTACAATGACTTGAGCTTTGTAACACATGCCAACAAGGAGGGCATTCCCATGCGCAAGGGCGAGCACCTGGGTGAATTCAACTTGGGCTCTACTATTGTGCTCATCTTTGAGGCCCCTAAGGACTTCAACTTCAGGCTGAAGGCAGGGCAAAAGATCCGCTTTGGGGAAGCGCTGGGCTCTCTCTAG